TAAATCGCTTACCCTGAAACAGCTTTTGAAAACACCGGTCGCCCTGCGCGAGCGCGGCTCGGGTACGCTGAACGCTTTGCTCAAATCGCTCGCCGGTCATCATATTAAACCATCTGATCTGAACGTGAAGATCCGTTTAGGCGGAACTGAGGCTTTAAAAAACTTCCTGCTGGCCGACCAGTGCCTGGGCTTCATGCCCCGGCCATCTATTACCAGGCAGTTAGCCGAAGGCGATTTGGTGGAAGTGCCTATCGACGATTTAAAAATTACCCGCGACTTTTACTTCATCCGCCGCAAAGGAACCGAAGACTTCGGGCTTACCAGCAATTTTATTAATTACGCCCTGCAATACGTGTAGCCCACTAACCCTCTTTGCGCCGCAGGCGGAGAGAGGGTCGACAAGCGCAGCGTCGTCGGGGTGAGTAAAATAACCGCCCTGTAATACCTATAAACCACGTTTTTCTGAAAAAAAATCAAAACCAACCCAATTGCCAGGTGTAGTTTATATAAAGGAATTCACCTTTTAGTTAAACACACTTATTATGGCAAGTTTGAGTAATCGTAAAGTAGCAATACTGACAGAAGAAGGATTTGAGCAGGTGGAACTCACCAGCCCTAAGCAAGCATTGGAAGCCGCGGGCGCTAAAGTGGACGTGGTATCGCCGCGAAGCGGAAAAATTAAAGCATGGAACCATACCGACTGGGGTATCGAAATAAATGTAGATAAGGAATTGAGCAGCGTTAGCCCTGATGATTACGACGCGCTGGTATTGCCAGGCGGCGTGATGAACCCGGATAAATTAAGACAAAACAGGGATGCTGTGGCGTTTGCATTTACTTTTCTAAAAGATGGTAAACCAGTAGCGGCAATATGCCATGGGCCGCAGTTGTTGATAGAGACCGGGCTTATAAGTGGCCGCCGGATGACATCGTACCCGTCGCTGCAAACCGACCTGCGAAATGCAGGAGCCAACTGGGTAAATGAGGAAGTAGTGGTTGATAATGGCTTGGTTACCAGCCGTACACCTAAAGACCTGGACGCATTCAACAAAAAAGCCATTGAGGAAATTGGTGAGGGTGCTCATCATCACGCCTAAATCCAATAACTGGTTCACAATACTGTGAGGGGAAGTGTCCGCCATTTTTGGCGGACGCTTTTTTTATATGGCTACTTCTTTTGCTGCGATCAACCCCTGGTCGATGGTAGTATCGGGCAGGTCATGGCCATGCTTTCTTTTTCTCCGTACTTTGGTTAACACGCCCTCCAGCAGCGGCAGTGTATTATTCAGGTTTTTAGTTTTGATCAGGAAGTTCCAGATCGGTTCGAATTTCTTCCAGCCGCCGGCATAGCAAAAGTGCTTAAGTTTATGGGTCAGGGTATCGTGATTCATGCTTGCTTCGAAGATATTGCTCCATTTATAAAATTCCTTATAAGCCCACCAATAACCCGCCTCCAATTCTTCGGCGGTCATGTTTTGTGTTTTATAAACGACCGTCCGGGTGTCATACTTATCCCAGTTGCGGGTAACTATACGGTCCTCTTCTTCCATCTGCCTGAATAATTCTGTACCCGGGTAAGGCGTAAGCACATGATAGGTTGAGGTAGTAATCGAGTTTTTCACACCCCAGTCTACCGTTCGTTTGAAAACATCCTTATCATCGTCATCCAGCCCGAAAACGAAGCTGCCGTTGATCATAATGCCCAGCGAGTGCAGGCGGTTAACTGCACGGGTATAGTCCTTTTCAAGATTTTGCTTTTTATTACTTTGCTTCAGGTTTTGCGGCGAGAAGGTTTCGAACCCAACAAACAGGCTGCGCAAGCCTGCTTCGGCTGCCTTTTCTACCAGGTTTCCCCGCAATATCGAATCGACCGTGGCTGCACCCTGGAATAAGCGCCCCATGCCTTTCATCCCTTCAAACAAAGCTTCGCCAAAACGTACGTTGCCCAGCAGGTGATCATCCAGAAAATATAAGTGCCTGCCTGGCAGTCGGTCTATCTCGGCTAAAGCATCATCAACCTCCTGCGTGTAAAAAGTTCGTCCGCCTTCAAAAAAAGCGTCCTTATAACAAAAACTGCAATGATGCGGGCAGCCACGGGTAACCACGATGGAATTGGGCACCAGGTACAAATGCCGCTTGATCAGATCGCGCCGGATGGGTGGCACACCTACCAGCGTCCTTATGCCCGAACGATAGATTTTTTGCGGTCTTCCATTTTTAAAGTCTTGCAGGAATTTAGGAAAAGTATCCTCGCCCGGACCTAAGAATAGTGTATCGGCATGAGGGGCCGCCTCCAGGGGTAACGAAGTGACATGCAAGCCACCCAGAATAACATAAGCGCCCTTTGCACGGTAATGATCGGCTAAAGCATAAGCACGATAAGCATTGGTAATATAAACCTGGATGATCACCAGGTCGGGCTCATCATCAGTATTCAGGTTTTCCACATGCTGGTCCTGCAGGTCTATCTCGTCATCAGGCGACAGGTAACCGGCCAGTGTTGCCAACCCCAAGGGTGGGAACAGCGAATATTTTATCGGGCGCCAGAAGGGATTCTCAGCTTCGGTAAGCGCGGGCAGGATCATTTTTACTTTCATGCTATTATTAATTAAAAGTACTTTGAATAACAAAGTAAATAAACATCAAAATGGAAAGCAAGAAAAATGTGTTAAAAAAAGTTAAAGCAGTTTATTTAATTCGACAGGACCATCTTTGCCAAAGCCTCGATGAATTTCGGCGAATCGTTCAGGCTTTCAACCAATTGAACGGTTTCGCCGCCAAGTGCTTTAAATTCGTCGCCGTATTCAACAGGCACTTCGTAAACAGTTTCAAGGCAATCGGCTACAAAGGCAGGGCAAAATACCAGCAGGCGTTTTTTACCTTCTTTAGCCAATTTCGCAACTATCTCGCTGGTATAAGGCTGCACCCAGGGATCGCTGCCCAGCCGCGACTGGAAACAGATGGTATATTTTTCTTTGGGAATATTGAGTTTTTCGGCCAATAGTCTGGCAGTATGGTGCGATTGTGCCGAATAGCAATACCGGTTAGCATCTGTCAATGTTTGACAGCAATCAGCCGATTTAAGGCAATGGTTATGTGTGTGATCCGATTTGATCAGCTGCCGTTGTGGTAAACCGTGGAAGCTGAACAGGATATGATCGTAAGTTTCCGGCTTGTGTTTGCGGGCATTATCAGCAAAGGTTTCGATCATCAGTTCATCATCATGAAAGGAATTAATGAACCTGATCGTCGGCTTGGTTGGCCATTGCTTTACCAGTTCCATTACCTTATCATACACCGACCCGGTACTTGCCGATGCATATTGCGGGAATAAAGGGATAACTACAATATCATAGATCAGGGCGTCCTTAAGCCTTTGTAATGCCGCGTCGATAGAAGGGCTTTGATACCGCATACCCAGCTCCACCTGGTATTCATCGCCGAGGCGCTCCTGCAATAATTTATGTTGTAATTTGCTGTAATGCAATAAAGGCGAGCCCGTTTTCTCATCCCATATTGCCTGGTATAATTTAGCAGATTTTGGTCCGCGTGTAGGTACGATGATGCCTTTCACCAGCAAAGTACGGGATATAGGGTTTATATCGATCACCAGTGGATCCATCAAAAATTCACGAAGGTATTTGCGGACATCCGCCGTCGACGGACTATCTGGCGTACCCAGGTTGATCAGTAAAACTCCTTTTTTGCTCATATTAACGGGCGCAAAAATAACAAAAATTACCCCCTAACTATCTGAAGGAGGAACATATTACAAAAATATTATGATCAGGAATTCATACTCTCCCCTTTAGGGGGCCGGGGGGGCTAAAATTTTTCCAGTTCAGCTTTCACCTGTTCCATCAGCCACATAGGGGTTGAGGTGGCGCCGGCTATACCGACTTTATCTCCGGGAGCGAACATGGAAAGCTCCAGTTCTTCGGGCGATGAAATGAAATAGGTTTCAGGATTATGCTTGCGGCAAACTTCGAAAAGCACCTTGCCGTTTGATGATTTCCGGCCCGAAACAAAGATGATCTTATCAAACTTAGCTACAAAAGCGGGCAGGTCCTTATCGCGGTTGGATACCTGGCGGCAAATGGTATCATTGGCCTTTACTTCGTACCCACGGGATATCAGCTCCTCTTTTATCTTGTAAAACTTTTCTGTGCTTTTGGTGGTCTGGCTGTACAGGGTGAATTTATCCGGCAGATCGACATTATCCAGCTCCTCCATATCCGTAAAAACAAGCGCCTCGTTATTGGTTTGGCCCTGCAGGCCGATCACCTCAGCATGACCGGGTTTCCCAAAAATTAGTATCTTTTCGTTGCTGTCGTAGGAGGTTTTTATCCTGTTCTGTAGCTTCAAAACCACCGGGCAGGACGCATCGATGAGCATAATATTGTTCTCAAGCGCCAGTTTATAGGTTTCCGGGGCTTCGCCATGTGCGCGGATCAATACCTTTTCGTTATGAAGATCTTTTAACTGTTCGTGGCCGATGATACGCAGGCCCTTTGCTTTCAGTCTTTCTACTTCTTCGTCGTTGTGGACTATATCGCCCAGGCAATACAGGTAGCCGTCTTCGGCCAGTATCTCCTCGGCCATGTCGATGGCATACACTACGCCAAAGCAAAAGCCCGAGTCCCCGTCAATTGTCACCTGTAAATTGTAGCCACCCATTTCGATGCAAAGTTACTGTTTTTTGATTACACTGGTCAAAATATGATTTTAGCGATTTAGGTAAATTGGTCTTGAAATAAAACCTGAAAGGAGGCTCCTCCGGAGCCGCCACGATCTGTTAATTTAGCTATAAACAGGTGACCCCGCTGGAGTCATCGGCCTAAGTTAGAGCGAGTTCCGTAGGAACTGCCTGTTTATAGCCTAAAAATAGTTTGTTATGGCTCCGGCGGGAGCCTCCTGATCTTAAATGGACTTCCATTTTGCACCGATCTTATTAAATACACTATCACTTTATATATTCCTTCCTTTCCAAGTAGTCGTTTTGGTTAGGTATCGCTGTATGGCCAAAAAAGCTATAATCAGCAAATTGAATATTTGTATAGGATGAAGCAATACATTCCGGGCCGCGCTTTGCCCCGCCAGCAAAGAGATCATTACACGCGGCAGCAGGATAAGACCCAGCATCATGGTGATGAGGTTAAGGTTTAGCGTGGTGATAACGATCATTGGTCCACCGATGAGCAGCAGCAGGAAGATCAAAAAGCTAAAAATGTTAAAATTGAAGGCGGCCAGGGCGTTCTTGCCAAAGCCATTGACAGCCCCTGAATAGCTTTTGTACATGCGGCAGCTGATCATGCCGTTGGCCAGCAGGCTTTCGCTGTTAAACCTGGCCGACTTCACCTGCCTCATGATCTCGGCATCCTCCACTATTTTATCCTTCGTCAGGCTGTGCCATTGTTTTTGCCGGTAAATATCAGCGTTAAATAACATAAACTGTCCGCTTGCCGCGGCCACGACCGAATTGCGGCTTAGGTAAATGAGCCTCAGCGGCAATAAATTCAGCAATATATAGTGCATTAAAGGTACTGTAACCTTTTCGGCAAAAGTTTCCATCTGCTGGTTGGCGAAAAGACTAAGCAGTCCCAGGTTGCGAAAATACATGCGGTGCACCGCGCTATTGATCAGGCTGTTACGCACCTGCACATCAGCATCAAGAAACAGGAAAAAGTCGCCCTTTGCTTGCTGTGCCAGTTGATGACAGGCATAGTTTTTTCCGAGCCACTGGCCGGTCAGCTCTTTTCCCCTAATAATACGGAAGGCATGATGCTTCGACGCAAACCCGGCACACAATTCGTACGTGCTGTCAGACGAGTCATCATCTAACACGATTACCTCATAATTCGGGTAATCCTGGCTTAAAATAGAGTCGAGCAGGTTGAGGATATTTTTCTCCTCGTTTCGGGCAGGTATCAGTATCGACACCAGGTCAGTATAAGGCTTATTTACGCGGCGTAGTTTGGGGTCGGAGACGAAGTTAAAAACCGTTACGACGAAGCGCAGTATAATAAAAACGAACGTAACGTAAATAACGGTGATCACTTTAAATAACTATTTCGGGTTTCGTTTTTACATATCTACTTAATGCTCCATATTTACCTGGGCCGCCAACGCTTGCTGATGACAGATATTTATATTTTTTACCAATTCATCAAAAGGTACCTGGCCGGCTACGCCGCAATCAAATAAATGAATATAAGCCGACGGCTTGAGGCTTTCAAAATAATCGATCAGCACGCAGGAATAAACCACCTGGCAGGGGCCTTTGATATTTTTGATCAGCTTATCTATGCCGCGTTCGATGGTTACTTCGATGGCATGGTTCGAGATCAGTTCGCCCTGCGGGAAAACGACCACCAGGTTTTGCGGATCATTAAGCAACCCGGCAGCATATTGCAGCGATTCGATCATTTCGCGTGAGCCCTTCTCAATGGAAAACCCGCCGAAATAGTTGAAGAGCCATCGCTTTTCAAGGTGATCGTGCTGCATCATAATGTACAGCTTACGCTTAAGGTGCCAGTAAGCCAGGTAATTGCCAAAAAAGCCGTCCCACCAGCTAAAATGATTGCAAAGCAAAAGAATAGAGTGACCGGGTTTTGGCTCAAACGGCATTACCACAACCTGGTTAAACGCCTTGCGCATACGGTAACGCATATATTTTGCGAACCAGTTGCTCATCCAGGTAACTCTGCGGGCGGGTATCATTGCGGTAAATTTAGTAAATACTCGTCCAAAGCCTGCACTACCAACCAATGCCCAAGCTGCACCTCATGCACCTGCGGATCATCCAGTTTCGCGATAAAAGGTTTTGCGGCTGATATCGGGAACAGTTTATCGTCCCTGCCAAAGATCAATGTGCATTTGATATGGTGCTGGTTGATGAGCGCGGCTATCCTGTTTGTATCCGGTTTTAGCTGCCTGATGATGTTCAGGGTATAATAAACGTCCTGTCTTTTTTTTTCGGTATCTATCTCGTTATAGGCGATGGTGTACAGGCTATCGTCAATAAACCTTACCCTTTTCAAATTTTTCAATAACGATGGCGCCAGCCATTTGCTTTTTGTCGCCCGGCGAAAAAAGAATTTGCCCATCGGCTTGTGCATCAAAAACTCGAACCCTTTGTAAACTGATAAACCATCCGGCGCCATCAGGATGATCTCTTCGATCAAATCAGGGTATTCTTCCAGCAATATCAACGCTAAATTCGCGCCGATGGAATAGGCCATCAACGATACCCTTTGCCGTCCATAAATTTTGAACCATTCCTCCAGGTAAGCTTTCACCATTTCGCGGGGCATGCCTTCCAATATTTCCTTTTCTGTCCAGGTGCTTTCCAGTTCGCTTTCGCCATGGAAAAAATGGTCGATACCGTAAACGTGATATTTTGTCAGGATGGATTTTTTAAGCACATGGAACTGCTTCCCCGTCATGCCATAACCATGAAAGGCCAGCATCGGTTTATCGCCGCTGCCGTATTCGTGGTAATGCACTTTGCCAAGACCGGGAATTGTGAGGAAGCCCATAACGGGCAATATTAAGGAATTTTATTAATCCCGTAGAGACGCATCATCATGCGTCTCTACTTTAAATAACAGATATTTCCGGCAACCATTGTATTTTTAACGGACATTTCAATGCCGTTTTATGAAACTATTGCTGATATCCGCGTTTATCTTGATCATTGGCTCTGCCAGGCCGCCGGCCGGTTTGCAGGGCACTTATGGTGTGCAAAGCAGGAATGATAAAGCCCCATACTCTTTGCTCCAAATCCACTATTCGGCTAAAGGTATTATCTTATTTTATTTTGAACGCGCACAGGGTGCACCGGGCTATAATTCAGGCGCGATTTATGGGCAGCTGACTTTGAACAAGAAAACCGGGAACTACGAATACTTGCCTGTTGAAGAAGGCGACTGCAAGCTGGAATTCATTCATGCCGGGAACAAGATAATAATAAGGACCTTATCAGGTGATTGCGGCTTTGGCGGCGGGGTAATCGCCGACGGCACCTATCCGTTAATGGATACCAAAAATCCGGTGTTTTGTATTACCCGCACGGGTAAGAAGGTGTATTTTGAAAAAACACCGCCGGGTAAATTCAGGGAGGATTAAATGTAGAGACGCATAACTATGCATCTCTACAGGATTAATAATTATCAAGATATTCCAAAATCATCCCCGTCGCCCCCGTATTCTCTTTCACATAATCCTTTATCTTTTGACTGATGCTTTTGAGCCGATCATCGTTTGTTAAATAAGAGAAAGTGTTTTTCAATTCAGCAGCATTATTGATACTAACAGCTAATTCCAACGACACCAGGTCGCGTGCCTCCTTAAACTTTTTATAATTTGGGCCAAAAATAGCCGGCAGCCCAAATGCGGCAGCCTCTAAAATGTTATGTATCCCTACCCCGAACCCACCGCCGATGTAGGCAACCTGGCCGTATTGGTACAGGGAGGATAGCATGCCAATGTTGTCGATGACGATGATCTTGAGATCTGAGATCTGAGATTTGAGATTTGAGACATCTGAATAGCGCATGGCTGAATTTGAAGGCAGTAAACTGATGAGTTTACTTATTTTATCTTCTTTGATCTCATGCGGGGCGATGACGAATTTCCAGTCGGGGTGGGTTTTGATGAGTTGTACCAACAGTTCTTCATCTTCCGGCCAGGTGCTGCCGGCGATGAACACCTTGCTGCCTTTTGTAAATTCTTCGATCAGCGGGAAAGGCTTCGGTGCCTGCGCGTTGGCCCATACCCTGTCGAAACGAGTATCGCCGCTTACGGATACATTGGTGATATGGATATTTTGAAGCAGGTTTTTCGAGTTTTCATCCTGCACAAAAAAATGGGTCACAAAACCCAGCATTCGGCGGTACAGGTCGCCGTACCATTTAAAGAATACCTGGTTTGGCCTAAAAATGCCCGAAATGACAAACAAAGGAACATTTTTTTGGTTTAACTCGTAAAAATAGTGGTACCAATACTCGTATTTGGTAAAAACGGCTATTGTGGGTTGAATGGCATCGATAAAATGCCGTGCATTGGCAGCTGTATCCAGCGGAAGGTAATACACGGCATCAGCAAGTGGTGTATTTTTTCGGATCTCGTAACCCGATGGTGAAAAAAAGGTAATCACTATCGCGGTACCGGAGTGTGCCGACCGGAAGCCGGCCAGTACGGGAAGGCCCTGTTCAAACTCGCCAAGCGAGGCAAAATGGAACCAGGCGCTCTTGTCAAATTTTTGGTATTGAATATTGCTTCTGCCTTTTAGCCAGAGCTTTGCCTTATTGTTAAAAAACGAGGCAATGTATATTAAGAACACATAAATTCTTAATCCTAAGTTATAAAGCAGCAGCATTATATTTTATTAATTGTTACCTTAGACGCGCATAAAAGTAAGAACATAAAAACATAAATACATATGAAAATAGCTGTAGTAGGTACAGGGTACGTGGGTTTGGTAACCGGTACCTGTCTGGCCGAAACGGGCAACCAGGTAACCTGCGTTGATATCAATGAGAAAAAAGTAGAAATGATGAAAAACGGCAAGGTTCCGATCTACGAACCGGGCCTCGAATTACTCTTCAACCGTAATATAAACCAGGGCAGGCTTCATTTTACGTCGAACCTGGCTGAAGCAATAGAAGAAGCAAAGATCATATTCATGGCACTGCCAACCCCTCCGGGCGGCGATGGCGCTGCCGACCTTAGCTATGTACTTGGTGCCGCAAAAGATATTGCAAAGCTGATGAAAGAATATAAGGTGATCGTAACCAAATCGACCGTGCCGGTGGGTACCGCCGATAAGGTGACCGCCATTATGAAGGAAAATACAAACCAGGAGTTCGCTGTGGTATCAAACCCCGAGTTCCTGCGCGAAGGCGTTGCAGTAGACGATTTTATGAAGCCCGACCGAGTGGTTATCGGTACTACCGACGAGCGCGCACGCAAATTGCTGGGCGAACTTTATGGGCCATACGTACGCCAGGGCAACCCCATTGTATTTATGGACGAGCGTTCATCCGAATTGACTAAGTATGCAGCCAACTCTTTCCTGGCTACCAAAATATCCTTCATGAATGAAATTGCTAACCTGTGCGAACTGGTAGGCGCCGATGTGGATATGGTACGCCGCGGCATAGGGTCGGACGACCGTATTGGCAAGCGTTTCCTGTTCGCAGGTATCGGTTATGGCGGCAGCTGTTTTCCTAA
Above is a window of Mucilaginibacter ginsenosidivorans DNA encoding:
- a CDS encoding alpha/beta fold hydrolase, whose protein sequence is MGFLTIPGLGKVHYHEYGSGDKPMLAFHGYGMTGKQFHVLKKSILTKYHVYGIDHFFHGESELESTWTEKEILEGMPREMVKAYLEEWFKIYGRQRVSLMAYSIGANLALILLEEYPDLIEEIILMAPDGLSVYKGFEFLMHKPMGKFFFRRATKSKWLAPSLLKNLKRVRFIDDSLYTIAYNEIDTEKKRQDVYYTLNIIRQLKPDTNRIAALINQHHIKCTLIFGRDDKLFPISAAKPFIAKLDDPQVHEVQLGHWLVVQALDEYLLNLPQ
- a CDS encoding type 1 glutamine amidotransferase domain-containing protein, which produces MASLSNRKVAILTEEGFEQVELTSPKQALEAAGAKVDVVSPRSGKIKAWNHTDWGIEINVDKELSSVSPDDYDALVLPGGVMNPDKLRQNRDAVAFAFTFLKDGKPVAAICHGPQLLIETGLISGRRMTSYPSLQTDLRNAGANWVNEEVVVDNGLVTSRTPKDLDAFNKKAIEEIGEGAHHHA
- a CDS encoding B12-binding domain-containing radical SAM protein yields the protein MKVKMILPALTEAENPFWRPIKYSLFPPLGLATLAGYLSPDDEIDLQDQHVENLNTDDEPDLVIIQVYITNAYRAYALADHYRAKGAYVILGGLHVTSLPLEAAPHADTLFLGPGEDTFPKFLQDFKNGRPQKIYRSGIRTLVGVPPIRRDLIKRHLYLVPNSIVVTRGCPHHCSFCYKDAFFEGGRTFYTQEVDDALAEIDRLPGRHLYFLDDHLLGNVRFGEALFEGMKGMGRLFQGAATVDSILRGNLVEKAAEAGLRSLFVGFETFSPQNLKQSNKKQNLEKDYTRAVNRLHSLGIMINGSFVFGLDDDDKDVFKRTVDWGVKNSITTSTYHVLTPYPGTELFRQMEEEDRIVTRNWDKYDTRTVVYKTQNMTAEELEAGYWWAYKEFYKWSNIFEASMNHDTLTHKLKHFCYAGGWKKFEPIWNFLIKTKNLNNTLPLLEGVLTKVRRKRKHGHDLPDTTIDQGLIAAKEVAI
- a CDS encoding 4-hydroxy-3-methylbut-2-enyl diphosphate reductase; its protein translation is MGGYNLQVTIDGDSGFCFGVVYAIDMAEEILAEDGYLYCLGDIVHNDEEVERLKAKGLRIIGHEQLKDLHNEKVLIRAHGEAPETYKLALENNIMLIDASCPVVLKLQNRIKTSYDSNEKILIFGKPGHAEVIGLQGQTNNEALVFTDMEELDNVDLPDKFTLYSQTTKSTEKFYKIKEELISRGYEVKANDTICRQVSNRDKDLPAFVAKFDKIIFVSGRKSSNGKVLFEVCRKHNPETYFISSPEELELSMFAPGDKVGIAGATSTPMWLMEQVKAELEKF
- a CDS encoding lysophospholipid acyltransferase family protein — encoded protein: MIPARRVTWMSNWFAKYMRYRMRKAFNQVVVMPFEPKPGHSILLLCNHFSWWDGFFGNYLAYWHLKRKLYIMMQHDHLEKRWLFNYFGGFSIEKGSREMIESLQYAAGLLNDPQNLVVVFPQGELISNHAIEVTIERGIDKLIKNIKGPCQVVYSCVLIDYFESLKPSAYIHLFDCGVAGQVPFDELVKNINICHQQALAAQVNMEH
- a CDS encoding glycosyltransferase, encoding MITVIYVTFVFIILRFVVTVFNFVSDPKLRRVNKPYTDLVSILIPARNEEKNILNLLDSILSQDYPNYEVIVLDDDSSDSTYELCAGFASKHHAFRIIRGKELTGQWLGKNYACHQLAQQAKGDFFLFLDADVQVRNSLINSAVHRMYFRNLGLLSLFANQQMETFAEKVTVPLMHYILLNLLPLRLIYLSRNSVVAAASGQFMLFNADIYRQKQWHSLTKDKIVEDAEIMRQVKSARFNSESLLANGMISCRMYKSYSGAVNGFGKNALAAFNFNIFSFLIFLLLLIGGPMIVITTLNLNLITMMLGLILLPRVMISLLAGQSAARNVLLHPIQIFNLLIIAFLAIQRYLTKTTTWKGRNI
- a CDS encoding 3-deoxy-D-manno-octulosonic acid transferase — its product is MLLLYNLGLRIYVFLIYIASFFNNKAKLWLKGRSNIQYQKFDKSAWFHFASLGEFEQGLPVLAGFRSAHSGTAIVITFFSPSGYEIRKNTPLADAVYYLPLDTAANARHFIDAIQPTIAVFTKYEYWYHYFYELNQKNVPLFVISGIFRPNQVFFKWYGDLYRRMLGFVTHFFVQDENSKNLLQNIHITNVSVSGDTRFDRVWANAQAPKPFPLIEEFTKGSKVFIAGSTWPEDEELLVQLIKTHPDWKFVIAPHEIKEDKISKLISLLPSNSAMRYSDVSNLKSQISDLKIIVIDNIGMLSSLYQYGQVAYIGGGFGVGIHNILEAAAFGLPAIFGPNYKKFKEARDLVSLELAVSINNAAELKNTFSYLTNDDRLKSISQKIKDYVKENTGATGMILEYLDNY
- a CDS encoding UDP-glucose dehydrogenase family protein; amino-acid sequence: MKIAVVGTGYVGLVTGTCLAETGNQVTCVDINEKKVEMMKNGKVPIYEPGLELLFNRNINQGRLHFTSNLAEAIEEAKIIFMALPTPPGGDGAADLSYVLGAAKDIAKLMKEYKVIVTKSTVPVGTADKVTAIMKENTNQEFAVVSNPEFLREGVAVDDFMKPDRVVIGTTDERARKLLGELYGPYVRQGNPIVFMDERSSELTKYAANSFLATKISFMNEIANLCELVGADVDMVRRGIGSDDRIGKRFLFAGIGYGGSCFPKDVQALAKSSEENKYDFKILNAVMDVNEIQKKVLVEKVKKYFKGDIKGKRFAMWGLAFKPETDDIREAPALYIIDELLAAGAQISAFDPEAANNVKALVGDKITYAKDQYDALKDADALLIVTEWSLFRTPDFTQVEELLKNKVIFDGRNLYDLQKMIDCGFYYNSIGRKVIA
- the hemH gene encoding ferrochelatase, translated to MSKKGVLLINLGTPDSPSTADVRKYLREFLMDPLVIDINPISRTLLVKGIIVPTRGPKSAKLYQAIWDEKTGSPLLHYSKLQHKLLQERLGDEYQVELGMRYQSPSIDAALQRLKDALIYDIVVIPLFPQYASASTGSVYDKVMELVKQWPTKPTIRFINSFHDDELMIETFADNARKHKPETYDHILFSFHGLPQRQLIKSDHTHNHCLKSADCCQTLTDANRYCYSAQSHHTARLLAEKLNIPKEKYTICFQSRLGSDPWVQPYTSEIVAKLAKEGKKRLLVFCPAFVADCLETVYEVPVEYGDEFKALGGETVQLVESLNDSPKFIEALAKMVLSN